CCTTCTCCTTCTCCTTCTCCTTCTCCTTCTCCTTCTCCTTCTCCTTCTCCTTCTCCTTCTCCTTCTCCTTCGCCTTCTCCTTCGCCTTCTCCTTCGCCTTCGCCTTCGCCTTCTCCTTCTCCTTCACCTTCACCTTCTCCTTCGCCTTCGCCTTCGCCCGCGCAGTTTTCGGTCGCGACAACAAGTTCAGAAAGGCCACTCGTACCGCATTCACCCACCGATGCTACGGACAACGTTCCGCCATTGGTACCGAAATCCACAACAATACTGGATGTTCCGTCACCCGAAACGATGGTCGCGCCCGAGGGAACGGTCCAGAGGTAGGAATTTGCGCCAGAGACGGCCTCCACCGAGTAGACAACACCCGATTCACTCTCGCAGACCAGGTCGTCGCCGCTTATGGTGCCCGGCGCGTCGGGAATGGGCGTCACCGAGACGGTCGCACTGGAGGCTGGGCCGGACCCGCAGGTCTTGACAGCGACGACGCTGACATCACCGGCGGTGTCGCCGAAGTCGACCGTGATCGCCGTGGTGCCCTGGCCGCTGGCCACCGATGCCCCGGCGGGAACCGTCCAGAGATAGCTCTCGGCACCGACGACATCGTCGATGCTGTAGGCTACGCCGGTCTCATTTTCGCAGACCACGGCGGAGCCGGTGATGTTCCCCGGTTGGGCGGGAGCCGGGTCGAGGGCGACCGCCAGACTGGCGGTCGCGCTGGTGCCGCATGAATTCTCGGCGGTAACGGATACCAGGCCCGCCGTATTGCCGAAGTCCACCGTGATGGCCGTGCTTCCCTGACCACTGGCGATGGTCGCACCGGTCGGGACGGTCCACACGTAGTTGGTGGCATGATCCACGGCGGCGATGGAATAGGCAATGCCGGCCGCGTTTTCGCAAACTGTGGTTTGCCCGGTAATGCCCGCCGGGTCCCCGATATTCCGGGTCAGATTGATCGCGAGCTCGCCGGGCACCCCGTCTCCGCACTGATTGCTCGCGAATACGGAGACGGCGCCGGACTGCGTGCCGAACTCAACGGAGATATTGGTGGTGCCCTGGCCGCTCAGAATGATCGCACCGGCCGGAACAGTCCAGGTGTAGCCCGTGGCGCCGGAAACGGCGTCAATACTGTAGCTCTCGGTCGCGGCTTCGCAAACGTCGGCGTTGCCCGTTATCGCGCCGGGCGCATCCGGCACACTCGTAACGGTTACGGACTCCGCGGCGGCGGCGCTTGTGCCGCAGTCGTTGGATGCGGTTACGCTCACATTGCCACTGGTGCTTCCCCACAGCACCGTGACACCCGCCGTGCCCTGTCCCGAGAGAATTACGGCTCCGGCGGGAATCGACCAGGTGTAGGTTGTCGCACCGGCTACGGCGACCACGCTGTAGCCCTCACTGTCGCCCGCGCAGACGGCGGCCTCGCCGGTGATCGAGCCGGGTTGTGCCGGAATGGACACCACGGAGACCGCGGAGGAAGTGGCGGCGCTGGCGCCGCAGGTATTCTCCGCGCTTACGGAAACATTGCCCGAAGTCGCGCCGAAATCCACGGTAATGCTGGTGCTTCCCTGGCCGCTGCCTACCACCGCTCCGGACGGGACGGTCCAGACATAGTTGGTGGCGCCGGGCACCGCTTCAATACTGTAGGTGACGCCGGTGTCGTTCGCGCACACGGTGGTATTGCCTGTTATCGTGCCTGGGGCGGCGGGAATGGACGTCACCGTAACCGCGGCGCTCGCGGCCGGTCCCGCGCAGCCGTTGGTGTCCGCCACCACAGCGACGTTGCCCGAAGTCGCGCCGAAATCCACCGTGATGGCGGTGCTTCCCTGCCCGCTGGCGACGGTTGCGCCGCTGGGGACGGTCCACGTATATCCGGTCGCGTTGGGGACCGCCGCAATGCTGTACGCGATACCCGTATCGCCCGCGCAGACGGACGTATCCCCGGTTATGGCGCCCGGCTGGTCGGGAAGATCGGTGATTGCGACGGCCAGGTCGCGGGCTGTGCCGGTGGTGCAGCCGTTCACCGCACTCACGCTGACATTCCCGGCCGTGGAGCCGAAGGTTACCGTAATTGCGTTGGTGCCATCGCCATCGGTGATCGTGGCCCCGGAGGGGACGGTCCATTCATACGCGATGGCGCCGGTGACCGGGCTGACGCTGTAGATTTCGCCTTCGGCGGACTCGCAAACCGTGGTATTTCCCGTAATGGCCCCGGGTTGCGCCGGGGTCTCCGACGCGACCTGAATTCGGGTGCGGAAGAACAGGTCGGCGCCGCTGATGGGGCCGTCCGAGTTGCCAGCCGTTCCGAGGCCATAGGGATTGCTGCTCTCATAGTCTATTTGAACCGCGACCATGCTGTCGCGAACCAGTTCCCAGGTGTAGACTTCGCCTCGAACCACGGGAATGGGCGTCGTCAGCACGTGCTCATTCTCGGCCGAGTTGAGATTAACGGACTGGCCGGCGTTCAACTGAGTACCGGTCGTGCCGGTACCCTCGTAGATGTTCAAGGTCCAGCCAAGGGTGGAGCCGATGGCGGTATCGATCTGATAGAGGTCACCCGTCAGCCCCGCAGTGAAGGACTGCCAGTGGCTCACGCTGTTGTTGCCGGTGGAGTTGGCCAATTCCTGAATCTGATCGGGAAGAATACCGCTGATTACGTGGGTCTGAAAGTACATGTCCGAGCCGACAACCGCGCCGCCGGCGTTCCCGTAATTGCCGCCCGCGTAGGGATTGCCAGTATGAACCGGGATCTGGCCGGG
Above is a genomic segment from Candidatus Hydrogenedentota bacterium containing:
- a CDS encoding lamin tail domain-containing protein — protein: MGRYLTLMGIVVLGCCGARADVVINEVLADIPSDGECAAYGEPVGASLCGDTNRDYNADASQDEFVELVNSSGVAAADISGWTLSDNTAVRHTFPSGTILPPGTAIVVFGGGTPTGLFGGSIVQVASTGALDLGESGDILELRNASSTLIDSHTLAAGTDDGGESVVRDPDVTGASFVKHYTAISGALRIASPGMKSDDTYFDGTCEAEVPVIDQSQVFTTGNSTNQVRHWQSFTAGDTGTLYQIDTRLQLTGAWTLRVYDGDGVAGTLLNTPQSVTVVSGVNRHVLADTIAVTAGNTYTFEMRRDSNVPGQIPVHTGNPYAGGNYGNAGGAVVGSDMYFQTHVISGILPDQIQELANSTGNNSVSHWQSFTAGLTGDLYQIDTAIGSTLGWTLNIYEGTGTTGTQLNAGQSVNLNSAENEHVLTTPIPVVRGEVYTWELVRDSMVAVQIDYESSNPYGLGTAGNSDGPISGADLFFRTRIQVASETPAQPGAITGNTTVCESAEGEIYSVSPVTGAIAYEWTVPSGATITDGDGTNAITVTFGSTAGNVSVSAVNGCTTGTARDLAVAITDLPDQPGAITGDTSVCAGDTGIAYSIAAVPNATGYTWTVPSGATVASGQGSTAITVDFGATSGNVAVVADTNGCAGPAASAAVTVTSIPAAPGTITGNTTVCANDTGVTYSIEAVPGATNYVWTVPSGAVVGSGQGSTSITVDFGATSGNVSVSAENTCGASAATSSAVSVVSIPAQPGSITGEAAVCAGDSEGYSVVAVAGATTYTWSIPAGAVILSGQGTAGVTVLWGSTSGNVSVTASNDCGTSAAAAESVTVTSVPDAPGAITGNADVCEAATESYSIDAVSGATGYTWTVPAGAIILSGQGTTNISVEFGTQSGAVSVFASNQCGDGVPGELAINLTRNIGDPAGITGQTTVCENAAGIAYSIAAVDHATNYVWTVPTGATIASGQGSTAITVDFGNTAGLVSVTAENSCGTSATASLAVALDPAPAQPGNITGSAVVCENETGVAYSIDDVVGAESYLWTVPAGASVASGQGTTAITVDFGDTAGDVSVVAVKTCGSGPASSATVSVTPIPDAPGTISGDDLVCESESGVVYSVEAVSGANSYLWTVPSGATIVSGDGTSSIVVDFGTNGGTLSVASVGECGTSGLSELVVATENCAGEGEGEGEGEGEGEGEGEGEGEGEGEGEGEGEGEGEGEGEGEGEGEGEGEGEG